A DNA window from Streptomyces sp. 71268 contains the following coding sequences:
- the scpA gene encoding methylmalonyl-CoA mutase produces MQGEAAATGQIPNFADVELAEEGETPGRTADDWRAALRESTGKDEDALVWETPEGIGVKPLYGAEDLAGVDFLNTYPGIAPYLRGPYPTMYVNQPWTVRQYAGFSTAEESNAFYRRNLAAGQKGLSVAFDLPTHRGYDSDHPRVTGDVGMAGVAIDSIYDMRQLFDGIPLDKMSVSMTMNGAVLPVLALYIVAAEEQGVAPEKLAGTIQNDILKEFMVRNTYIYPPQPSMRIISDIFAYTSQKMPRYNSISISGYHIQEAGATADLELAYTLADGVEYLRAGLDAGMDVDAFAPRLSFFWAIGMNFFMEIAKLRAARLLWAKLVRQFDPKNAKSLSLRTHSQTSGWSLTAQDVFNNVARTCVEAMAATQGHTQSLHTNALDEALALPTDFSARIARNTQLLLQQESGTTRAIDPWGGSAYVERLTHDLARRAWQHIEEVEAAGGMAKAIDAGIPKLRVEEAAARTQARIDSGRQPVIGINKYRVDSDEQIDVLKVDNSAVRAQQIDKLRRLREERNEQACQDALRALTGAARDGAQRGGGLEGNLLALAVNAARAKATVGEISDALEQVYGRHSGQIRTISGVYRDEAGTSSGVERTRALVRAFEEAEGRRPRILVAKMGQDGHDRGQKVIATAFADLGFDVDVGPLFQTPAEVARQAVEADVHIVGVSSLAAGHLTLVPALREQLAEAGREDITIVVGGVIPPQDVETLREMGAAAVFPPGTVIPDAAHDLVTSLGAALGHEL; encoded by the coding sequence ATGCAAGGCGAGGCAGCAGCGACGGGCCAGATCCCGAACTTCGCGGACGTCGAACTGGCCGAGGAGGGCGAGACCCCCGGCCGCACCGCCGACGACTGGCGCGCCGCGCTCCGCGAGAGCACCGGCAAGGACGAGGACGCGCTGGTCTGGGAGACGCCCGAGGGCATCGGCGTCAAGCCGCTCTACGGCGCCGAGGACCTGGCCGGCGTCGACTTCCTGAACACCTACCCGGGCATCGCGCCCTACCTGCGCGGCCCGTACCCGACGATGTACGTCAACCAGCCGTGGACGGTGCGCCAGTACGCGGGCTTCTCCACCGCCGAGGAGTCCAACGCCTTCTACCGGCGCAACCTCGCCGCGGGGCAGAAGGGCCTGTCGGTCGCCTTCGACCTGCCCACCCACCGCGGCTACGACAGCGACCACCCGCGGGTGACCGGCGACGTCGGCATGGCCGGCGTGGCCATCGACTCGATCTACGACATGCGGCAGCTCTTCGACGGCATCCCGCTGGACAAGATGAGCGTGTCGATGACGATGAACGGCGCGGTGCTGCCCGTGCTCGCGCTGTACATCGTCGCCGCCGAGGAACAGGGCGTCGCGCCCGAGAAGCTGGCCGGAACCATTCAGAACGACATTCTGAAGGAGTTCATGGTCCGCAACACCTACATCTACCCGCCGCAGCCCTCCATGCGGATCATCTCCGACATCTTCGCGTACACCTCGCAGAAGATGCCGCGCTACAACTCCATCTCCATCTCCGGCTACCACATCCAGGAGGCCGGAGCCACCGCCGACCTGGAGTTGGCGTACACCCTCGCCGACGGCGTGGAGTACCTGCGGGCCGGGCTGGACGCGGGCATGGACGTGGACGCCTTCGCGCCTCGGCTGTCGTTCTTCTGGGCCATCGGCATGAACTTCTTCATGGAGATCGCCAAGCTGCGCGCGGCCCGTCTGCTGTGGGCCAAGCTGGTCAGGCAGTTCGACCCGAAGAACGCCAAGTCCCTCTCGCTGCGCACCCATTCGCAGACCTCGGGCTGGTCGCTGACCGCGCAGGACGTGTTCAACAACGTCGCCCGCACCTGCGTCGAGGCCATGGCCGCCACCCAGGGCCACACCCAGTCGCTGCACACCAACGCGCTGGACGAGGCGCTGGCGCTGCCCACCGACTTCTCCGCCCGCATCGCCCGCAACACCCAACTCCTGCTCCAGCAGGAGTCGGGCACCACCCGGGCCATCGACCCGTGGGGCGGCAGCGCGTACGTGGAGCGCCTCACCCACGACCTCGCGCGCCGCGCCTGGCAGCACATCGAGGAGGTCGAGGCGGCCGGCGGCATGGCGAAGGCCATCGACGCGGGCATCCCCAAGCTGCGCGTCGAGGAGGCCGCCGCCCGCACCCAGGCCCGCATCGACTCGGGCCGGCAGCCGGTGATCGGCATCAACAAGTACCGGGTGGACAGCGACGAGCAGATCGACGTCCTCAAGGTCGACAACTCCGCCGTGCGGGCCCAGCAGATCGACAAGCTGCGCCGGCTGCGCGAGGAGCGCAACGAGCAGGCGTGCCAGGACGCGCTGCGGGCGCTGACCGGCGCCGCCCGGGACGGCGCCCAGCGCGGCGGCGGCCTGGAGGGCAACCTGCTGGCCCTGGCCGTGAACGCGGCCCGGGCCAAGGCCACCGTCGGCGAGATCTCCGACGCCCTGGAGCAGGTGTACGGGCGGCACTCCGGCCAAATCCGTACGATCTCCGGTGTGTACCGAGACGAGGCAGGAACGTCATCAGGCGTGGAGCGCACCCGGGCGCTGGTCCGCGCCTTCGAGGAGGCCGAGGGCCGACGCCCGCGCATCCTGGTCGCCAAGATGGGCCAGGACGGGCACGACCGGGGCCAGAAGGTGATCGCCACCGCCTTCGCCGACCTCGGCTTCGACGTGGACGTCGGCCCGCTGTTCCAGACCCCCGCCGAGGTCGCCCGGCAGGCGGTGGAGGCCGACGTGCACATCGTCGGCGTCTCCTCGCTGGCCGCCGGCCACCTCACGCTGGTGCCGGCGCTGCGCGAGCAACTGGCCGAGGCGGGGCGGGAGGACATCACCATCGTGGTGGGCGGCGTCATCCCGCCGCAGGACGTCGAGACGCTGCGCGAGATGGGCGCGGCCGCCGTCTTCCCACCCGGCACGGTGATCCCCGACGCCGCCCACGACCTGGTCACGTCGCTGGGCGCGGCGCTCGGCCACGAGCTGTGA
- the meaB gene encoding methylmalonyl Co-A mutase-associated GTPase MeaB: MPPKIDIDEYVRGIREGSRAHIARAITLVESTRPDHRALAQRLLIELLPYAGGSRRVGVSGVPGVGKSTFIDALGTLLTERGHRVAVLAVDPSSSRTGGSILGDKTRMERLAVDPAAFVRPSPTSGTLGGVARATRETIVLMEAAGYDVVLVETVGVGQSETAVAGMVDTFLLLTLARTGDQLQGIKKGVVELADLVAVNKADGPHERDARSAARELAGALRLLRPQTAPSTASAAGPAGARGADGPPHPDEVWNPPVLTCSAREGTGLDELWERVEAHRKVLDATGALQVKRRDQQVEWVWSMVQDQLLTQLREHPAVRRVGPEVERQVREGTLTASLAAERVLAAFASPTTGEESGTPLDGDATRA; encoded by the coding sequence ATGCCACCCAAGATCGACATCGACGAGTACGTACGCGGCATCCGCGAGGGCTCGCGGGCGCACATCGCCCGCGCCATCACCCTCGTGGAGTCCACCCGGCCCGACCACCGCGCGCTCGCCCAGCGGTTGCTGATCGAGCTGCTGCCGTACGCGGGGGGCTCCCGCCGCGTGGGCGTCAGCGGCGTGCCCGGCGTGGGCAAGTCCACCTTCATCGACGCGCTCGGCACCCTGCTCACCGAGCGCGGCCACCGGGTGGCGGTGCTCGCCGTCGACCCGTCCTCCAGCCGCACGGGCGGCTCCATCCTGGGCGACAAGACCCGGATGGAGCGCCTGGCCGTGGACCCGGCCGCCTTCGTCCGCCCCTCGCCCACCTCGGGCACCCTGGGCGGCGTCGCCAGGGCGACCCGGGAGACCATCGTGCTGATGGAGGCCGCGGGGTACGACGTGGTGCTGGTGGAGACCGTGGGCGTGGGCCAGTCCGAGACGGCGGTGGCCGGCATGGTGGACACCTTCCTGCTGCTCACCCTGGCCCGCACCGGCGACCAGCTCCAGGGCATCAAGAAGGGCGTCGTGGAGCTGGCCGACCTGGTGGCGGTCAACAAGGCCGACGGCCCGCACGAGCGCGACGCCCGCTCCGCGGCCCGCGAACTGGCCGGCGCCCTGCGGCTGTTGCGCCCGCAGACGGCCCCCTCCACGGCCTCCGCCGCCGGGCCCGCGGGGGCGCGCGGCGCCGACGGGCCGCCGCACCCGGACGAGGTGTGGAACCCCCCGGTGCTGACCTGTAGCGCCCGCGAGGGTACGGGCCTGGACGAGCTGTGGGAGCGCGTCGAGGCACACCGCAAGGTGCTGGACGCGACGGGCGCGCTCCAGGTCAAGCGGCGCGACCAGCAGGTGGAGTGGGTCTGGTCGATGGTCCAGGACCAGCTCCTGACCCAGCTCCGCGAGCACCCCGCGGTTCGCCGGGTGGGCCCCGAGGTCGAACGCCAGGTCCGGGAGGGCACGCTCACGGCCTCCCTGGCGGCCGAACGCGTCCTGGCCGCCTTCGCCTCGCCGACCACCGGCGAGGAGAGCGGCACGCCGCTCGACGGGGACGCGACCCGCGCCTGA
- a CDS encoding transporter substrate-binding domain-containing protein yields the protein MTNAITDIARDLAPLGTLRASINLGNPVLAQGTPAAPAGVTVDLAREVGARLGVPVEFRCFDAARKSYEAMATGEADLCFLAVEPAREADVAFTAPYVLIEGVYAVPRGAPFATAADVDREGVRIGVKRGSAYDLFLSRTLRHASVVRGDEGVTAFRAGGLEVAAGIREPLTEYVAAQPDLRLLADPFMHIRQAVGTTRDREPATVDFLRDLVEELKASGFVADALRRSRQSPTLVAPAG from the coding sequence ATGACGAACGCGATCACCGACATAGCGCGGGACCTCGCCCCGCTCGGCACCCTGCGGGCCTCGATCAACCTGGGCAACCCGGTCCTGGCCCAGGGCACGCCGGCGGCCCCGGCCGGCGTCACGGTGGACCTCGCGCGCGAGGTCGGCGCGCGGCTGGGCGTCCCGGTCGAGTTCCGCTGCTTCGACGCGGCGCGCAAGTCGTACGAGGCGATGGCGACGGGCGAGGCGGACCTGTGCTTCCTGGCCGTCGAGCCCGCGCGGGAGGCGGACGTCGCCTTCACCGCCCCGTACGTGCTCATCGAGGGCGTGTACGCCGTGCCGCGGGGCGCGCCGTTCGCCACCGCCGCCGACGTGGACCGGGAGGGCGTGCGCATCGGCGTCAAGCGCGGGTCCGCGTACGACCTGTTCCTCTCCCGCACCCTGCGCCACGCCAGCGTGGTGCGTGGCGACGAGGGCGTGACGGCCTTCCGCGCCGGGGGACTTGAGGTCGCGGCCGGCATCCGGGAGCCGCTGACGGAGTACGTCGCGGCGCAGCCGGACCTGCGCCTGCTCGCGGACCCGTTCATGCACATCCGGCAGGCCGTGGGCACCACCAGGGACCGCGAGCCGGCGACGGTCGACTTCCTGCGCGACCTCGTGGAGGAGTTGAAGGCGAGCGGCTTCGTCGCCGACGCGCTGCGCCGCTCGCGGCAGTCCCCCACGCTGGTCGCCCCGGCCGGCTAG
- a CDS encoding enoyl-CoA hydratase/isomerase family protein gives MNHSPAAEDVLTRVRGRSATLTLNRPKALNSLSHAMVRAIDAALTAWEHDDAVHTVVIEGAGERGLCAGGDIRAIYEDARAGGTASRAFWRDEYVLNAHIARYPKPYVALMDGIVMGGGVGVSAHGGVRVVTERSTVAMPEVGIGFVPDVGGTHLLASAPGELGTHLALTTDRMAAGGAIACGFADHFVPAERLEAFKAALETSTPAEAVDRFAAPAPASEWDEHREWIDACYAADSVEEILTRLRECGVPAAKEAAERVAGKSPTALKVTLSALRRARRLGALEPVLDQEYRVSCAALTTPDLVEGVRAQVVDKDRRPRWSPAHLAEVSPADVERFFADLGPEELGLAARP, from the coding sequence ATGAACCACTCCCCCGCCGCCGAAGACGTCCTGACCCGCGTGCGCGGCAGGTCCGCCACGCTGACCCTCAACCGTCCCAAGGCCCTCAACTCCCTCAGCCACGCCATGGTGCGCGCCATCGACGCCGCGCTGACCGCGTGGGAGCACGACGACGCGGTGCACACGGTGGTCATCGAGGGTGCCGGTGAGCGCGGCCTGTGCGCGGGCGGCGACATCCGCGCCATCTACGAGGACGCCCGCGCCGGCGGCACCGCCTCCCGCGCGTTCTGGCGCGACGAGTACGTGCTCAACGCCCACATCGCCCGCTACCCCAAGCCGTACGTGGCGCTCATGGACGGCATCGTGATGGGCGGCGGCGTCGGGGTCTCCGCGCACGGCGGGGTGCGCGTGGTGACCGAGCGCTCGACGGTCGCGATGCCGGAGGTCGGCATCGGCTTCGTGCCGGACGTGGGCGGTACGCACCTGTTGGCCTCCGCGCCCGGCGAGTTGGGCACGCACCTGGCGCTGACCACGGACCGGATGGCGGCGGGTGGCGCCATCGCGTGCGGCTTCGCGGACCACTTCGTACCGGCGGAGCGACTGGAGGCGTTCAAGGCCGCGTTGGAGACCAGTACGCCGGCGGAGGCGGTGGACCGCTTCGCCGCGCCGGCGCCGGCCAGCGAGTGGGACGAGCACCGCGAGTGGATCGACGCGTGCTACGCCGCCGACTCCGTCGAGGAGATCCTGACCCGGCTGCGCGAGTGCGGCGTGCCGGCGGCCAAGGAGGCGGCGGAGCGCGTCGCGGGCAAGTCGCCCACCGCGCTGAAAGTGACCCTGAGCGCGCTGCGCCGGGCCCGGCGACTCGGCGCCCTGGAGCCGGTCCTGGACCAGGAGTACCGGGTCTCCTGCGCCGCGCTGACCACACCGGACCTGGTGGAGGGCGTGCGCGCGCAGGTGGTCGACAAGGACCGCCGGCCGCGCTGGAGCCCGGCCCACCTCGCGGAGGTGAGCCCGGCCGACGTGGAGCGGTTCTTCGCGGACCTGGGCCCGGAGGAGTTGGGCCTGGCGGCCCGCCCGTGA
- a CDS encoding (2Fe-2S)-binding protein: MPEPERPARPTMPPRPLHTVARIGPFFAVRTDPPGPAGLRAEGYVPLAEVYVAGPPAADRLAVAPPALRHRYTTVARRLGTDELRVAASLGFQGLAGRLWSLAVGCAALTGRVPDLDPRRLWWHPEHSAPRELWLPDADATPDPVDPTPVADLAERVRATVIDQHLAPLHRVAAATSGLSGALLWGNAGSALAGALGVLHGWLHAPARPGDGVRAEDREAATVRARALARDLFAAEPLRSTGHWSPGPRPAFRRGTCCLYYRVPGGGLCGDCVLPRVPGR; encoded by the coding sequence ATGCCCGAGCCCGAAAGGCCCGCCCGGCCGACGATGCCGCCCCGGCCGCTGCACACGGTCGCCCGGATCGGGCCGTTCTTCGCCGTACGCACCGACCCACCAGGCCCGGCCGGTCTGCGGGCCGAGGGCTACGTGCCGCTCGCCGAGGTGTACGTCGCGGGCCCGCCGGCCGCCGACCGACTGGCGGTCGCCCCGCCCGCGCTGCGCCACCGCTACACCACGGTCGCGCGCCGGCTGGGCACCGACGAACTCCGGGTGGCCGCCTCGCTCGGCTTCCAGGGGCTGGCCGGGCGGCTGTGGTCGCTGGCGGTGGGCTGCGCCGCGCTGACCGGCCGGGTGCCGGACCTGGACCCGAGGCGCCTGTGGTGGCACCCCGAACACAGCGCCCCGCGCGAGCTGTGGCTGCCGGACGCCGACGCGACGCCGGACCCCGTGGACCCCACACCTGTCGCGGACCTGGCCGAACGGGTACGGGCCACGGTCATCGACCAGCACCTGGCCCCGCTGCACCGGGTGGCCGCGGCGACCTCCGGGCTCTCGGGCGCTCTGCTGTGGGGAAACGCCGGCTCGGCGCTGGCCGGCGCGCTCGGCGTACTCCACGGCTGGCTGCACGCGCCGGCGCGGCCGGGCGACGGCGTCAGAGCCGAGGACCGCGAGGCGGCCACGGTCCGCGCGCGGGCCCTGGCCCGCGACCTGTTCGCCGCAGAACCGCTGCGCTCCACCGGCCACTGGAGCCCGGGCCCCCGCCCGGCGTTCCGACGCGGCACCTGCTGCCTCTACTACCGGGTGCCGGGCGGCGGCCTGTGCGGCGACTGCGTCCTGCCCCGCGTGCCCGGACGCTGA
- the cbiE gene encoding precorrin-6y C5,15-methyltransferase (decarboxylating) subunit CbiE — MNADPPDARPDDAGPVTVVGIGADGWGGLTATAREALREAQILIGGARQLDLLPADCPGRRVPWPSPLRPAVAGLLAAHAGHRVAVLASGDPFCYGIGRALTEELGAERLRVLPHPSSVAYACARLGWPQEDADVVSLVGRPLATLHRWLFDRRRLLVLSAGPHTPAEVAALLSERGFGPSTLRVLEQLGGERERQLAGTADDWPHPPGDALNVIAVECRATPDAPRLATVPGLPDDAYEHDGQLTKRRVRAATLAALAPAPGELLWDIGGGSGSIAIEWLRAHRACRALTVERDPVRSARIERNAAALGVPSLRVITGKAPDALTELPTPDAVFIGGGLTTPDLLETCWAALPGGGRLVANTVTLESEALLADWYRRHGGELVRLTVARAVPVGGFTGWRQAMPVTQWAVTKNAEAPRAAGRTAIPASRTAIPAGRAGTPGADRATGPDRGEER; from the coding sequence GTGAACGCCGACCCACCCGACGCCCGCCCCGACGACGCCGGGCCGGTGACGGTCGTGGGCATCGGCGCCGACGGGTGGGGCGGGCTCACGGCCACCGCGCGCGAGGCCCTGCGCGAGGCCCAGATACTGATCGGCGGGGCTCGCCAACTCGACCTGCTCCCCGCCGACTGCCCCGGCCGTCGCGTTCCCTGGCCGTCCCCGCTGCGCCCCGCGGTCGCCGGGCTGCTCGCCGCGCACGCCGGGCACCGCGTCGCCGTCCTCGCCAGCGGTGACCCGTTCTGCTACGGCATCGGCCGGGCCCTGACCGAGGAGTTGGGGGCCGAGCGGCTGCGCGTCCTGCCCCACCCCTCGTCCGTGGCGTACGCCTGCGCGCGGCTCGGCTGGCCGCAGGAGGACGCGGACGTGGTCAGCCTCGTCGGCCGGCCGCTGGCCACCCTGCACCGCTGGCTCTTCGACCGGCGGCGGCTGCTCGTCCTGAGCGCCGGCCCCCACACCCCGGCCGAGGTCGCGGCCCTGCTGAGTGAGCGGGGCTTCGGACCGAGCACCCTGCGCGTACTCGAACAACTCGGCGGCGAGCGCGAGCGCCAGCTCGCCGGCACGGCCGACGACTGGCCGCACCCCCCGGGCGACGCCCTCAACGTGATCGCGGTCGAGTGCCGCGCCACCCCCGACGCGCCCCGGCTGGCCACCGTGCCCGGGCTGCCGGACGACGCGTACGAACACGACGGCCAGCTCACCAAGCGCCGGGTACGCGCCGCGACGCTCGCCGCGCTCGCCCCGGCCCCCGGCGAACTGCTGTGGGACATCGGCGGCGGCTCGGGCTCCATCGCCATCGAGTGGCTGCGCGCGCACCGCGCCTGCCGGGCCCTGACCGTCGAACGCGACCCGGTGCGCTCGGCGCGCATCGAGCGCAACGCGGCGGCCCTCGGCGTGCCGTCGCTGCGCGTGATCACCGGCAAGGCGCCCGACGCGCTGACCGAACTGCCCACGCCCGACGCCGTGTTCATCGGCGGCGGGCTGACCACCCCCGACCTCCTGGAGACCTGCTGGGCCGCGCTGCCGGGCGGCGGCCGGCTGGTGGCCAACACGGTGACGCTGGAGTCGGAGGCGCTGCTGGCCGACTGGTACCGGCGCCACGGCGGCGAACTCGTACGCCTCACGGTCGCGCGCGCCGTCCCCGTCGGCGGCTTCACCGGCTGGCGCCAGGCCATGCCGGTCACCCAGTGGGCCGTGACCAAGAACGCCGAGGCCCCCCGCGCCGCCGGCCGCACGGCCATCCCCGCCAGCCGCACAGCCATCCCCGCCGGCCGCGCCGGCACCCCGGGCGCCGACCGCGCGACCGGACCGGACCGAGGAGAAGAACGATGA
- the cobM gene encoding precorrin-4 C(11)-methyltransferase: protein MTVYFIGAGPGAADLITLRGARTLARCAVCLYAGSLVPRELLAECPPDARLVDTARLDLDQITAELVAAHAAGHDVARLHSGDPSVFSAVAEQMRRLDAAGVPYEMVPGVPAFAAAAAALGRELTVPTVGQTVILTRVAQRATPMPEGEDLATLGRSGALLVVHLAARHVERVVAELLPHYGADCPAAVVAMASRPDELVLRGTLETIAEQTIAADITRTAVIMVGRTLGAGQFSDSYLYSVDRERPA from the coding sequence ATGACGGTGTACTTCATCGGTGCCGGCCCCGGCGCCGCCGACCTGATCACCCTGCGCGGCGCCCGCACCCTGGCGCGCTGCGCCGTGTGCCTGTACGCGGGCAGCCTGGTGCCGCGCGAACTACTCGCCGAGTGCCCGCCGGACGCCCGCCTGGTGGACACCGCCCGGCTCGACCTCGACCAGATCACCGCCGAACTCGTCGCCGCCCACGCCGCCGGGCACGACGTGGCCCGGCTGCACTCGGGCGACCCGTCGGTGTTCAGCGCGGTCGCCGAGCAGATGCGCCGGCTGGACGCGGCCGGCGTGCCGTACGAGATGGTGCCCGGCGTGCCGGCGTTCGCGGCGGCGGCGGCGGCCCTCGGCCGCGAACTGACCGTGCCCACCGTCGGGCAGACCGTCATCCTCACCCGCGTCGCGCAGCGCGCCACGCCCATGCCGGAGGGCGAGGACCTCGCCACCCTCGGCCGCAGCGGCGCCCTGCTCGTCGTCCACCTCGCGGCCCGCCACGTGGAGCGGGTGGTGGCCGAGCTGCTCCCGCACTACGGCGCCGACTGCCCCGCCGCCGTCGTCGCCATGGCCAGCCGCCCCGACGAACTCGTGCTGCGCGGCACGTTGGAGACCATCGCCGAGCAGACCATCGCGGCGGACATCACGCGCACGGCCGTCATCATGGTCGGCCGCACCCTGGGCGCGGGGCAGTTCAGCGACAGCTACCTGTACTCCGTGGACCGCGAGCGACCGGCGTAG
- a CDS encoding GNAT family N-acetyltransferase, with amino-acid sequence MKDIVCRPARLHEFAAVARLRWLWVAELHGTPDVTLEAFVPRFTAWARQHTDSHRCVVSVRGDTVIGMAWLAITQRVPHPRALERLSGDVQCVYVIPDERANGVGGELIEAVLSWAGELGLERVTVHSSDRAVSAYRRHGFAVSPRLLQVEVAVA; translated from the coding sequence GTGAAGGACATCGTCTGCCGCCCCGCCCGCCTCCACGAGTTCGCCGCCGTCGCCAGGCTGCGTTGGCTGTGGGTGGCCGAACTGCACGGAACGCCGGACGTCACGCTGGAGGCGTTCGTACCCCGTTTCACGGCGTGGGCCCGGCAACACACGGACTCACACCGGTGCGTGGTGTCGGTCCGCGGCGACACCGTCATCGGCATGGCGTGGCTGGCGATCACCCAGCGCGTGCCACACCCGCGCGCGTTGGAGCGGCTGTCGGGCGATGTGCAGTGCGTGTACGTCATACCGGACGAGCGGGCCAATGGCGTGGGCGGCGAGCTGATCGAGGCGGTCCTGTCCTGGGCCGGCGAACTGGGCCTGGAGCGGGTGACCGTCCACTCCAGCGACCGGGCGGTCTCGGCGTACCGCCGGCACGGGTTCGCGGTCTCTCCACGCTTGCTTCAGGTCGAGGTGGCGGTGGCGTGA
- a CDS encoding AraC family transcriptional regulator, which produces MSALPTPLRGFLITRSRNPVDLLNAATRLFGGSVTTSPLDGLCAGRHELRGVAAHDFAVGYFASPLTVRVRAAEGLGSYFVNLGVSGAIAASRDGVDATLTATTAGVVNPGDTQELRPVRATSSRFLGLRIDAALVDQAYATLTGARPRSTVRFDFALDLAEPKGRAVHLLVRSLVEQLDSGDPLFQRPELQRGQLRCLVTALLLAQPHSHTDALRGGPRTGHPRALRAALAYVEAHLSERITLADIAHAAGCAPRTLSSAFRDRLGLSPLAYVRDLRLDRVRQDILATTDSVGTIAYRWGISHLGRFAGDYRARFHELPSTTAARR; this is translated from the coding sequence GTGAGCGCGTTGCCGACTCCGCTGCGCGGCTTCCTCATCACCCGCTCCCGAAACCCCGTCGACCTGCTGAACGCCGCCACCCGTCTGTTCGGCGGCTCCGTCACCACGTCGCCGCTGGACGGCCTGTGCGCGGGGCGGCACGAACTGCGCGGGGTGGCCGCGCACGACTTCGCCGTCGGCTACTTCGCCTCGCCGCTCACGGTGCGCGTCCGCGCGGCGGAAGGGCTCGGTTCCTACTTCGTCAACCTGGGCGTCTCCGGTGCCATCGCCGCGTCCCGCGACGGCGTGGACGCCACCCTGACCGCCACCACGGCCGGCGTGGTCAACCCCGGGGACACCCAGGAACTGCGCCCCGTACGGGCCACCTCCTCGCGCTTCCTGGGGCTGCGGATCGACGCGGCCCTGGTCGACCAGGCGTACGCGACGCTGACCGGCGCTCGCCCTCGGTCCACCGTCCGCTTCGACTTCGCCCTCGACCTGGCCGAGCCCAAGGGCCGGGCCGTACACCTGCTCGTCCGCTCCCTGGTGGAGCAACTGGACTCGGGCGACCCCTTGTTCCAGCGCCCCGAACTCCAGCGCGGTCAGCTCCGTTGCCTCGTCACCGCGCTGCTGCTGGCCCAGCCGCACTCACACACCGACGCGTTGCGGGGCGGCCCGCGAACCGGTCACCCGCGCGCCCTGCGCGCGGCCCTCGCCTACGTCGAGGCCCACCTATCCGAGCGCATCACCCTCGCCGACATCGCCCACGCCGCCGGATGCGCCCCGCGCACCCTCAGCTCCGCCTTCCGCGACCGCCTTGGCCTGTCCCCCCTGGCCTACGTACGCGACCTGCGACTGGACCGCGTCCGCCAGGACATCCTCGCCACCACCGACAGCGTGGGCACCATCGCCTACCGGTGGGGCATCTCCCACCTGGGCCGCTTCGCCGGCGACTACCGCGCCCGCTTCCACGAACTCCCCTCCACCACCGCGGCCCGCCGGTAG
- a CDS encoding FAD-dependent oxidoreductase — protein sequence MDGGHGGVRTALIVGAGVAGLAAATALARAGWRVEVVEANPARETSGWGLSLTGPALRALAELELADACLAEGHGMSVITHVNVRGEPTDRIELPRLLGARRPAMVGIARPALHRVLYAAAERSGALVRHGRTVVSLEQRAAAVRVRLSDATEREATLVVGADGLRSSVRALLGLRPKPGYHGQMVWRALVPRPSWATGIHQFAGKVHTAGLVPLSASRAYVFLTENGVAHHVLPEAELVPRLAELLEPFPGRVAELVPLVAECRAVVRRPVRTHVLRGPWSHGSGVVIGDAAHAPAPQMASGAALAMEDGLVLAQELDRHESVGAGLAAFTSRRARRCRTLVETSTAIADLERAQRHDEAYPLVNACHRLMAEPA from the coding sequence ATGGACGGTGGGCACGGTGGCGTGCGGACGGCTCTGATCGTGGGGGCGGGTGTCGCCGGCCTGGCGGCGGCCACCGCCCTCGCGCGGGCGGGTTGGCGGGTGGAGGTCGTCGAGGCCAACCCGGCGCGCGAGACGAGCGGTTGGGGCCTGAGCCTGACCGGGCCGGCGCTGCGCGCGCTGGCCGAGCTGGAACTCGCCGACGCGTGTCTGGCCGAGGGTCACGGCATGAGCGTGATCACGCACGTGAACGTGCGCGGCGAGCCCACGGACCGGATCGAGCTGCCCCGGCTGCTCGGTGCGCGGCGGCCGGCGATGGTCGGCATCGCGCGCCCGGCCCTGCACCGCGTCCTGTACGCGGCGGCCGAGCGGTCCGGCGCGCTGGTGCGGCACGGGCGGACCGTCGTCTCGCTGGAGCAGCGGGCGGCGGCGGTCCGCGTGCGCCTGTCGGACGCGACCGAGCGCGAGGCCACCCTCGTCGTCGGGGCGGACGGCCTCCGTTCCTCGGTACGAGCACTGCTCGGACTCCGGCCCAAGCCCGGCTACCACGGGCAGATGGTGTGGCGAGCGCTGGTTCCGCGCCCCTCGTGGGCGACCGGCATCCACCAGTTCGCCGGGAAGGTCCACACGGCGGGCCTGGTCCCCCTCTCGGCCAGCCGGGCGTACGTCTTCCTGACCGAGAACGGGGTGGCCCACCACGTCCTCCCGGAGGCCGAACTCGTCCCGCGCCTGGCCGAGCTGTTGGAACCCTTCCCCGGCCGGGTGGCGGAGTTGGTCCCGCTGGTGGCCGAGTGCCGCGCGGTGGTGCGCCGTCCGGTGCGGACCCACGTCCTGCGGGGCCCCTGGAGCCACGGCAGCGGCGTGGTCATCGGCGACGCCGCCCACGCGCCCGCGCCACAGATGGCCAGCGGCGCGGCCCTGGCCATGGAGGACGGCCTCGTACTGGCCCAGGAGCTGGACCGGCACGAGTCGGTCGGAGCCGGTCTCGCGGCGTTCACCAGCCGACGCGCCCGACGCTGCCGAACGCTGGTGGAGACCTCGACAGCCATCGCCGACCTGGAGCGTGCCCAGCGCCACGACGAGGCGTATCCGCTGGTCAACGCGTGTCACCGACTGATGGCCGAGCCCGCGTGA